From a single Nostoc edaphicum CCNP1411 genomic region:
- a CDS encoding GTP-binding protein, with translation MSVPNIIVVAGSSGAGKTTWVCQQMRDIADVDKIIYYSPGTGTVPIDQNRIATEFPDLQVFSDAQQVEFLNQIPKANAVYIEWGFYLELGAIAQLLENLTYRTIAVLPPDLKDSEYHAWAKEIVRGAPTQSSTGETLWRAASNGQVIDENSLEEFWYEITHDAYGIVTRAKGIFDVNDGRSLYCDFVAGVPQTDFLELDIPRYLEGRPQRFSGLEVVGENLDKATLRQTLSDCCLSDAAILQYQQQVKEILLEGAQV, from the coding sequence ATGTCTGTACCAAACATTATTGTCGTTGCTGGTTCATCTGGGGCTGGAAAAACTACCTGGGTTTGCCAACAGATGCGAGATATCGCTGATGTTGACAAGATAATTTATTACAGCCCTGGTACTGGGACTGTTCCCATTGACCAAAACCGCATAGCTACTGAATTTCCTGATTTACAAGTCTTTAGCGATGCTCAACAAGTCGAATTTCTGAACCAAATACCCAAAGCAAACGCCGTTTATATTGAATGGGGGTTTTATCTGGAGTTGGGAGCGATCGCACAATTATTAGAAAATCTTACTTACCGTACCATTGCAGTCTTACCACCTGACCTCAAAGACTCCGAATACCATGCTTGGGCAAAAGAGATTGTACGCGGCGCACCAACCCAAAGCAGCACTGGCGAAACTTTATGGCGGGCAGCAAGCAACGGGCAAGTCATTGACGAAAACAGTTTAGAGGAATTTTGGTACGAAATCACCCACGATGCTTACGGTATCGTAACTCGCGCCAAAGGCATTTTTGACGTGAACGATGGTCGGTCACTTTACTGTGATTTTGTTGCTGGTGTTCCCCAAACGGATTTTCTGGAGTTAGACATACCGCGCTACTTGGAAGGTAGACCTCAGCGTTTCAGTGGACTAGAAGTAGTGGGGGAAAACTTGGATAAAGCAACTTTAAGGCAAACCTTATCAGATTGTTGTTTATCTGATGCTGCGATTTTGCAATACCAACAACAGGTAAAAGAGATTTTATTAGAAGGGGCACAAGTATGA
- a CDS encoding metallophosphoesterase family protein, whose translation MKIAVISCIHGNYEAFDAVLLDIDQQKAEKIFCVGDLVGYGPQPNAVIAQIRSLDIPTCVGCWDEDIVEGLNACDCSYPSLLAEKRGIQAHEWTNKEIHPENREFLAKLPYSLKEGNLAFVHGSPHSNHEYLLPELDAFVALERVLSTESDVLFCGHTHVPYARTLDAGHIQVSVARGEKTQEISFTSPLKRIVNVGSVGEPRHGRPNATYVIYDTDTQEVKLREVAYDHQKTCVAIIEKGLPAIFAWRLAHGLEYAERADDPTHVCTR comes from the coding sequence ATGAAAATAGCCGTCATTTCATGTATTCATGGCAATTACGAAGCCTTTGATGCTGTATTACTAGATATTGACCAGCAAAAAGCTGAAAAAATCTTTTGTGTTGGCGATTTAGTAGGATATGGGCCGCAACCGAATGCAGTCATAGCTCAAATTCGTTCTTTAGATATTCCCACCTGCGTTGGTTGTTGGGATGAAGATATTGTGGAAGGATTAAACGCTTGTGATTGCAGTTATCCCTCTTTATTGGCAGAAAAAAGAGGAATACAGGCTCATGAGTGGACTAATAAAGAAATTCACCCAGAAAACCGCGAATTCTTAGCCAAGTTACCCTACAGCCTCAAAGAGGGAAATTTAGCTTTTGTTCATGGTAGTCCTCATAGCAACCATGAGTATTTGTTACCTGAACTAGACGCTTTCGTGGCACTAGAGCGAGTACTTTCCACAGAATCAGATGTGCTTTTTTGTGGACATACCCATGTACCTTATGCCCGAACTTTGGATGCTGGTCACATACAAGTTAGTGTTGCCAGAGGAGAAAAAACACAAGAAATCAGCTTTACATCTCCTCTCAAACGGATTGTGAATGTGGGTTCGGTGGGAGAACCACGACATGGACGACCTAATGCTACTTATGTAATTTACGACACAGACACCCAAGAAGTCAAACTACGTGAAGTAGCTTACGACCATCAAAAAACCTGTGTCGCGATTATTGAAAAAGGTTTACCTGCAATTTTTGCTTGGCGTTTAGCGCATGGGTTGGAGTATGCAGAACGGGCGGATGACCCAACTCATGTTTGCACAAGGTAA